The DNA window CTGCCAAAGAGATCTGGGATAAACTCAAAATTCACCATGAAGGAACAAGTCATGTTAAAGAACAAAGAATAGATATGGGAGTAAGAAAATTTGAAACATTTGAAATGAAAGAAGATGAAACTATAGACGAAATGTTCTCTAGATTtacaattattattaatgaattaaGATCTCTGGTAAAAAATTATTCAGCTCATGAGAGAATAAGAAAATTACTCAGATGTCTCCCTAAAGTATGGAGACCAATGGTTACTGCTATAACTCAAGCTAAAGATCTGACAACTCTACCAGTTGAGGAACTTGTTGGTTCTCTTCATGCTCATGAATGCATCATTCTAGAAGATAAGCCACAAAAGAAAGGAAAATCAATTGCTCTCAAGGCTGCTCAAAACTCAAAAGAAACTCAAATGAAAAGTGAGGAATCAAATGAAACACCTTCTGAATACGAGGATGATCTAGCACTCATATCTAAACGCATTCGGCAAATGGTATTTCGAAGAGGACAAAACAAACGACCATTTAGAAGAGAACCTCAAAAAGCTGAGATAGACAAAAGCAAAATCACATGTTTTGGATGTAACAAAGTTGGACACTTCAAAACTGAATGTCCTCAACAAAAAAGGTTCGTCAAAGGTACACCATTCAAAAAGAAATCAATGATGGCttcatgggatgattctgaaaaCTCAAATTCAGACACTGACGAAGAAGAAGCAAATCTATGCCTTATGACTACCTCTGACTCTGAAGTAAGTCCTCTTATCACGTGTAACACTTGTCATGAAATGAACTTTATGTTTGACAATCTACTAGAGGATTCAAACCTCTTAACTCAAAAATGTCTTtttcaaaaagaacaaatttcaaacctaatcaaAGAAAAGGAAGATTTAAAAAGAACAAATGATAAACAATCTATCACAATAACTAATCTATGCAATGCTCACTCTTCACTCTCCTCTAAACAAAAAGTACTaattgaaaaatcaaatcttcCAAAAATAGAAACTTTAGAAAACAAGATAGAAAATCTAACTCAGGATATCACAAAATTTGTTAGGTCTACTGAAACATTTCAAAACATAATGGGATCACAATCAGGTATTTTTGACAAAGCAGGAATAGGTTTCAAAtcctcaaaaaacaaaaaaaatatatgaaacgtTTTATACACCtcatataaaaaattcaaataacaccactttaatacaaataaaaaaaatgctgCTACTGTAAGAAAACAAATCATGAGGAGTCAAAATGTTTCTTTAAAAGACCATTTAAACAAAACCTTGTTAAGAAACAAGACAATCTATTTCCTACATGGAAAGAAAAATCTCTTTCTAAACCCATAAAATTTGTCCCTGCCTCCAAACCCATATAGATTGTACTTTCTAAAAATAAATCTAACCCTAAAGGACCCACTCAAATCTGGGTACCTAAGAAAATACTAACCTCTTCTGCAGGAATTTCTTCTCACAATTAAGAAAAAGGTTTGGTACCTGGACAGCGGTTGCTCACGTCACATGACTGGAGATAAGGATTGCTTCATCTCTCTAGAAAATAAGGATGGAGGATCAGTCACATTTGGCAACAATGAAAAGGCCAAAATAAAAGGTATAGGAACCATTGGTAAGAATGGTTCCGCTGTAATTAAAGATGTTCAATTTGTAGATCGATTAAAACATAATTTGTTAAGTATAAGCCAACtatgtgacaatggttatgaagtTATATTTAAACAAAATACTTGCATCGTGAAACATCCTCTCACACACGAAACTCTTTTTTGTGGAACCAGACACAAGAACCTATAT is part of the Vicia villosa cultivar HV-30 ecotype Madison, WI linkage group LG2, Vvil1.0, whole genome shotgun sequence genome and encodes:
- the LOC131649593 gene encoding uncharacterized protein LOC131649593 encodes the protein MWSIIETENFNSMTAPTDTVPAAPKPQASWTPEEKNQVLLNSKAQFILSCALSREEYDRIEECNTAKEIWDKLKIHHEGTSHVKEQRIDMGVRKFETFEMKEDETIDEMFSRFTIIINELRSLVKNYSAHERIRKLLRCLPKVWRPMVTAITQAKDLTTLPVEELVGSLHAHECIILEDKPQKKGKSIALKAAQNSKETQMKSEESNETPSEYEDDLALISKRIRQMVFRRGQNKRPFRREPQKAEIDKSKITCFGCNKVGHFKTECPQQKRFVKGTPFKKKSMMASWDDSENSNSDTDEEEANLCLMTTSDSEVSPLITCNTCHEMNFMFDNLLEDSNLLTQKCLFQKEQISNLIKEKEDLKRTNDKQSITITNLCNAHSSLSSKQKVLIEKSNLPKIETLENKIENLTQDITKFVRSTETFQNIMGSQSDNLGKFDSKLDKGIFIGYSQTSKGYRIYNLKNQCVEESMHVIFNATNEPSTIENLDDELDEQEEILN